TGATGAGAGCACGGGAATAAGACCCGTGATTACTGTAAGGTATATTCCTGCTGCCCTTACTCTGTCGACGTAATCAAAATAGTAACGGTTATCGAAAAAGAGCTGAGTAATTATGATATCGGCTCCGGCATCCACCTTTTTTTTGAGATTGGATATGTCCTCCTCAAAATTTGGGGATTCAATATGTTTTTCCGGATAGCCGGCGACTGCTACGGAAAACCGCTGCGGTTTTTCTTTTTCGTATTTTCTTATGTGTTCCACGAGCTGATTTGCGTGCTGGAAAGCCCCCTCGGACAGCAGCTTCTCGCCATTTTCCTTCGGAATATCTCCCCTGAGGGCCACTATGTTGCGTATTTTCTCCTGTTCAATCTGCCCGAGCATCAGATCTATTTCCTTTTCGGAATATCCTATGCAGGTCAGGTGACAGGCGCTCTCCATCCCTATAACGTTTTTTATGTAGGAAGCAACTTCAGCCGTTCTTTTCCGCCCCTTTCCCATGGCACCATGTGTTACCGTTATTATGGCGGGCGAAAGTTCGGCGAGTCTCGCAAGAGCATCTTTGAGTTTTTCGAATTCAGGATCGTCTTTCGGAGGAAAGACCTCAAAAGATATAAGAGGAGCATCTTTTTTTTTGTTTTTGTATTCAGAAAAATTCACGGTTTTTCCTCGAGAACCAGAGTTTGCAATGTGGTCTTTCTTTCAATTTCCAACGGGTTTTCGAAGTCCAAAAGTGCTGTAATCAAAATAGCCGGGTCAAGCCCACGGACATAATCTACCTCGTGGAATTCCGTGTCCTCTTACATGTAAATCTAGCTTGCTCAATATACCTTGCGTTATATTACACATCAAGCTGATACTGTAGCGGGGAAAGTTTAAGCTATTCCTCTCGATTTCCAAACAATTTTCTAAGGCACGCGCTTCTGTAATTGAATGGAATCCAGTTTCCTGCTTACCAGAAGCGGATTTGCCGATCTTCCGATTGGGTCAAACGGCAGAGAGTAGTGAACGAGGTCCCGGACCTGCGTCTGCTCTCCGGCCTGTGCAAAAAAATGCTTGTGGTCCCAGAACTTGTAGGGTCCGAATCGCTGTTCGTCAACGAAATAGTGCGGTGGATCGACCTGAGTTATTTCCGTTGTCCAGGTGCTTGTGAAAAAAGGGATGGGCGTTACGGTGTAAGTGATTATCATGCCGGGATATATTTTTTCTTCTGTCTCAGATGTTATCCGCAGTTTGAGTCCCGAGGGAGTTATCTTGGGAAGATTGTTCGGGTTGGAGAAAAAATCCTAAGCTGTTTCAATCGAAACCGGCAGGAATTCTGTTCTCTTGAGAGTATATATCTTCATTCTTCTTCTGCTTGGTCCAGCGGTGGTCCGGGAAGCCCGACGAAGTTCCACAGTATCAAGAACAAAAGTCCGAATATCAGGGGTAAAGACTGGTGTGTCTCATAGAGTATACCGGCGGACATTCCCCCAACGCAGGCTCCCATGAAGTTTGCCAGGTTGAAAAAACCGGAGAGCACACCCCTGTTCTCCGAGGAGACTCTTTGCGTAACAAACGCAGGTAGTATGGACTGAAATATGGAGTATCCAAGAAAAAACACCGCCCCCGCGAGGTAGAGTGTGATACTGTCAGATGCTCGGAGCAGGTAGATTAAAAAGGCGGCTACTAAAAAGAAAAGCCCGAACCTAGTTGCCTGTTTCAATTTCTTTCTTGTTTCTGAGATTCTGATGTAGGCGTTAGCCAGAAGTGCGCTGGGGGCGAGTATTACTAGGTAGACGGACCACAGATCTTGGGGGCTGGTGCCGATATTCTTCCAGTCTAGAGGGTAGATGAACAAAACAAGGTTAAGGCAGAGCGATGTTATGAAGGTTGAGGAAAGAATTTTTCCCATTTCCGGTTCCCTGAGCTTAAGAAGAATTTCTTTTCTGTCCCTTGCTTTTTTCTTTGGAAGTTCCGGGAACATGAAAACAGTAACGAACACCGCCATCAATCCCAAGGCTGAGAGGATGAAGAAAAGGCTTTCAAACCCGAATTTTCCTGCGAGCACCGGACCGATTATGAGGGAAATTATAAACGCTGTTCCGATTATCATTCCGGTCAGCATAAAGGACTGAGCCCTTACCTCGTTTCTTGTTGAGTCCCCGAGAGATGCTATGGCGACTGCGCCTATTGCGCCGCTTCCCTGAAGCGCCCTAGTTGCTATGAGTTCCCAGATATTATCCGCGAACCCGCAGAGGATGCTTCCTAGGCAGAAAATCAGAAGTCCCGACACTATTACCGGCTTTCTTCCGAATCTGTCGCTCGCCATGCCGAAAGGTATCTGCAGCAGGCTCTGTGTAAGGGCATATATTCCGAACGCGACTCCGGCTGATGACAGTGTCGCTCCCTCATAGTTTGTCGCGTATATGCTGAAAACCGGGATTATCAGGAATATGCCCAGCAGTCTGAGCGATATGACCGTTCCTATTACCACAACGCCTCGGAGCTCATTTCTGTTCAGTTTCATGCAGACCCTCTATCGTTTTTTCGCCTTTAAATGGCTCGGGATAAAAAGGTTAGGGTATTTACCGTTTTTGACAACGACAAACTGTTAAGATATTATGAAGGGGAAAATACTAACCTAGAAAATTCCACTGACAATCAGTATATAGTCATAATTCCCTTAGCGGAGGTGTTTTAGTTACATGAGATCATTTTTCGAGATTGTGAAGGACCGTTTCTTGCGCGTCAGTTTCTTTGTCTTTTTGTTTTCCATGCTGATTGGCTCATACGTGGTTTTAGCCGGGGGATTGCCGCCTGACGTTCGTCAGGACAGCAACATCGAAGAGATGCCTGCCGAGGCGCCACCTGTCGAAACTGTGGTTGAAGCTCCGGTGGTTGAGGAAGTTCCTGAAAAGACCTCAAGAGGGTTTACTGTCGGAGCCCGCGGTTCTTTTTTTCTCCTTGGTGATTCTGATTTCTCGGCGCCTGGGTCTGAGCAGTATGGTCCGTTATCAGGTACCGCCAGCGATAACGGAGGATACAATTTCAGCTTTCTTCTGGGTTACGACTTTGGAAACGGGCTGCGTCTTGAGGCCGAAGCAGGCTACATATACAGTTGTATTAATGAAATGGACGTAAAAGAACCGGGAAGCCTTGTATGTCTTGCTGGGGGGTGCGACTTCTATAACAGTCTTCCGTCAGATGGGCAAGAAGCGGTTAAAGAGGCGGCAAAGGGCGAAAAAAATATTGATGGTCCGGTTTCCGCGTTCGCCTTCATGATAAACGCTTATTACGACTTGAATCCGGACGGAAAACTTGTTCCGTACGTAGGGGCAGGACTGGGTGTGCTGAATCTCTCAACGGATGTGGAATCGGCCGAAGGTGCTGCGACCGGCACTGTTCTGATTGATGACAGTGATTCTGTCTTCGCTTATCAGGTAGGAGCTGGTCTGGGTTACAAGATTGACGGACCCGGTAACGGTTCAGACGTGACACTGAGTGTTGATTACCGCTATCTGGCTTCCTTTGAGAACCCGGAATTCGCCGGCGAGATAACCGGCGGTACTGTGGAAACCGAGTTCGCGGGGCATTACTTGGGCGGCGGAATAAGACTGGCATTCTGAGCTTAAGATCAGCTCTGTGTTCTGGCCTCCCTGTCTAGGGGAAGCGGGATTTCCGCGACTGGGTATTGCGCGGGGCGGTGTTTAGTGACGGCGATGTTCGGGGCGCTCTTGGGTTTTTTACGGTTCATAGGGCATGCGCCCGAGATTTCCTCTGTGTATATTCCGCGTTTGCGGTTCAGGCGGACGGCCGTTGCGTGGAGCGAATAAGAGCGGTTCCGTCATTCAGCTTTTTGGGAACTTCCGGGCGATGAGACCTACTTGGGCTGAAATCAGTCTTGATTTTTTCAGATCGAACCTTGGCGAAGTAAGAAGACTTGTCAGCAAAAGCGTCCGAGTCATGGCGGTTGTGAAAGCCGACGCTTACGGACACGGCTCCGTAAGGGTAAGCGAAGCCGCCCTTAATGGCGGAGCGGACATGCTCGGGGTAGCTACGGTTCCCGAGGCTCTGCAGCTCAGGGAATCCGGAATAACGGGCGAAATATTTCTTCTGGGAGGTATTGATCCCCTGGAAGCTAGGGTAACCGTAGAAAACACACTTACTCCTGCGTGCTACTCCGTTGATGTGCTCGAAGCTCTTTCTGGAGCTGCTGTTGAGTGCGGAAAAACAGTCAGTTATCATCTGAAGGTCGATACGGGCATGACCAGGCTTGGAGTGGGAGTAGGCGACATGGAATCTTTTTTTGCTTCAGCCGCCAAGCTTCCTGGAGTAATGCTTGAGGGTGTTTTCACGCATCTTGCCTCCTCTGAGATTCACCAAAGCGACTATACGGATTATCAGCTTGGGATTTTCCGAGAGAGTCTCTTTTTCCTTGACGAGCTGGGAGTTAAATACCGCTACTCCCATTCAGCAAACAGCGCCTCCATTCAGAGATTTCCAGATTCTCATATGGATATAGTGAGACCCGGGATAATGCTTTACGGTTCAGGCAGCATGGGGGAGGTTACTCTGAGGCCCGTTATGAAACTCAAAACAAAGATAGTACAGCTCAGAGAGATCCCCCCTAGCACCTCGGTCGGCTACGGGGGGACTTTCGTTGCTGGGAGGGAAACACTGGTTGCGACCCTTCCGGTTGGGTATGCCGATGGCTATCCAAGAGCCCTTTCAAACAGAGCGAAAGTTTCTCTTTGCGGGAGACTCGCTCCCCTTATAGGATCCGTCTGCATGGATTTCATCATGGTCGATGTAACGGATATCCCGGGTATCCGTGTTGGAGACGAAGCAGTGCTTTTCGGAGACGGGCTCGTGAGCGTTGAGGATGTCTCTTCCTGGGCCCAAACCATACCTTACGAAATCTTGTCACGGATTTCGCCGAGGGTTCCGAGGCGTTACGTGTGATTTGTTGCCGTTGTTAGTCTGAGAAAATCTGCGATGAGAGCTGTTATACAGAGGGTAACGAGGGCATCAATCAGCGTTGACGGGAATGTAGTCGGCAGCATCGGCCCGGGAATGGTGATTCTTGTTGGAATTGAGAAAGATGACTCGCAAAAAGACATTGCTTATGTAGCGGAGAAGATAGCTGGTCTGAGAATATTTGAGGATTCCTCGGGCAAAATGAATCTGAGTATCAAGGATACGGGAGGAGAGGTTCTGGCTATTTCCCAGTTTACCCTCTACGGTGATTGCAGAAAAGGCAGAAGGCCTTCTTACATGCGGGCCGCTGGCGAGGATTTCGCGAGGCGGTGCTACGAATCTTTTATCGCTGAGATCGCGGAACGTGGAATCCTGGTCAGAACCGGCGTTTTCGGGGCAACAATGGATGTTCATATAGTGAACAACGGTCCAGTCACGCTTCTTATTGACAGTTCCAAGGATTTCTGAGTTCATACTGGTTATTTTGTTGCGGCGGATTATTATTAGGATAGATGAAGACCGTATGCAATCACCCTACCGCTCACAGGGATTATATATTTGAGGAGAAGTACGAAGCGGGTCTGATACTCAAGGGCTCCGAGGTTAAATCCCTTAGAAACGGAAACGCCAGCGTCAAGGAAAGCTTTGCTCTCATAAGGGAGGGCGAAGCCAGACTTGTTAACTGCTACATAGCTCCTTATGATGCCGCCAGCGGGCTTAACCATGAACCGACGAGGGAGAGAAAGCTTCTGCTGAACTCCCACGAGATAAGGAAGCTGATTGGAAAAACCAGCATTAGAGGTTACACTTTAATTCCTCTAAGGATTTATTTTAAAAACGGTATTGCAAAACTCGAACTGGCCCTTGCCAAAGGTAAGAAGACGAGAGATAAAAGAGAGGATATAAAACGTCGCGAGGCCCAAAGAGATATGCAGAAAGCCGTTAGACGATCTTTGAAACGTTCATAACTTAGACACGGGGGCGATTCGGCTTCGACGGGAAACAGGGAAGCTTGTGCCGCATGCCGAGCTTGGTTAACTCGTAAAACTGATCAAGCACGATAAGTGCCGAACCAATTAACGCACTCGCAGCCTAAAAGAACTGCGACGTCTCAGAACGTCATGCCCGCTGGGCTTTCTGAGGCGTAATTTAAGCGGGATGGCTGGTACGTGATTCCCGGGGCGCTTGCCAGCGAGATTTTACTCGGGACTGCGGTAAAAAACCTGCCTGCCGGTGATTTTGCCGTCTGATTCAAAAGACAGGATAAGCATGTAGAAGCCTGGTGAAACTTTTTCCGGACCCGGGTTCGATTCCCGGCGCCTCCACCATCTTATTTCTATAACTACCTCAAAATAAAGAAATTCTTAGGAAATAAATAAAGATTAAGCCCCTTTATATCCCACACGCAGACAGGGTATATGCCTCTAAACTCCGAGGATTTAGCGACTGCTTCTTCGTAATGCGTCGCTTTAATCTGCTATTGTAGCTATAGCATCAGAACGAGATTCGAACACCTCAATGATTTTGTCAAAACCTGCGATCTTGAAGACTTCTTTTACGGAATCAGACAAGGAGCACAATGCGAATCTCGTATTTTTACCTTGGAGTGCTTTTGCAACAATCAGAATTGAACGCAATCCCGCACTATTGATGTAGGACAGCTTTTCAAGATCCAGGACTACAAAATTGCCAGGGGCAATAATTTCATTGTACAGGTTATCGTGGAATTGCCGTGCGTTCACGCCGTGAATTTGACCGGCTGCACTTATTACCAAGATCCCTTTGATATGATCGGCCTGCAACCTGACTTGATTGTTTTGAATGACCATTCTTCCAGCAATCTATCTGACTATAGCACTGCAATCAAGATGGAAGACTATATGTTTCGTAATTATCCCCTTGACACAACAGAGGACGGTTGATAGAATGAAAACATGGAATACTGGAATCCAGTTTGTTGGGCATGCTGGGACAAGTCGGATTTGGTTATTTCCGTGGTTTCTATTATAGGTGCACTTGTGATGGATAGAATATACCTGGCAGTTAAGAAGAAACACGAAACAATCAACGAATTAAGGTTCATCAGGGATTTTGCACATAATTATAAGTCCCTATCAGAGTTTAAAAAGGACCGCGAAAACAATCCCGGTAAAGAAGATATATCGAAAGAAGAAAAATTAAAACTCCTTGAAAAAATTGAGAATAGTCAACTCAAACTAAAGGATTTTATTCAAGCCGTAAAAACCTACAAACAATGGTTTCCGACAGCCGGATCGGTCAAAGACGAAGATACTGCACAGGCGTTAATAGAAGACGCTAACAATTCCATTGTTTTAATTCAAGAATACGGTGTGAGAAAAGCCAATCGTATATTGAATAAACCCCATGGGATTTGGAAACGAAGAGGTTGGGCGTTTGCCATTGGTGTTTTGTGCGGGGCTTACCTTAATTTTTTACGCTTTTTATATTCATAGGGAGGAAAAATGCGAAAAATACTGGTTCTTAGCTTCCTGTTTGCCTTACTCGCTGTTCCAGTGAGTGCGATAACTGATGCTGAACGAAAAGAGCTCTGGAAGAAGGATGCTTTCGCTCTTCAGAGTTTCGGCTGGGAATGTAACGAAATCGTGGATGTTGACGGCATCATAAACGAACACGCCCGCAACGAAACCCCATGGATTATCAATAGAATCACATGTAAAAACGGTCTTGTTTACTTCAAAAAAGTCTTCGCTTTCGACCAAGAAAACCTGTCATGGCCAAAACTTCTAGTAGAATACTGTTACAAAGGCAAATGCAAAAAACACAAATAATCCGATTCAACGCCCTGCTGGAAGCAATGATACTTAGAGGTTCTCCACCAGATCGGAGAAAATCGAAGCGGGATCCTTCCGCCGGTTGTAGCGATACTCAAATTCCTTTACATACTTCCAAAGATGCTTCGGAGAAACGTGAACATGAGTCCCCTGAATCGAAAGTTTAAGGCGAGCCCAGAAGCCCTCAAGGGTGTTAACATGGCAACCGTTACGGGAATACTCCCCGGCTTCATGATTAACCGTTCTATGCCTGTATCCGGCACGGACAAGCCCCAGATAGGAGCGAAGCTCGTCAGTGTGCATTGTGCTGCCCGGCAGTACGTTCTCTTCAATGATGGGTTGCAGGGTTCTTTTGCGAACATTGGGAACGACCTTAGCCATGAGTTCCCCACCGCGTTCAAGCATTCCGAACACAACCGCTTTTCCGTCCGCTCCTCGACCTCTTTTCCCTGGGCGTTTGCCGCCTATATAGGTTTCGTCAGCTTCTACATCGCCGTCAAGCGGATGCTCATCGTCCACCTCGGCCATGTACTTGCGAATTTCGTGAGCCATGCGCCACGCCGTCTTGTAGGTAACTCCCACCTGCCGTTCAAGCTCTTTGGCGGAGATACCGTGGCGGGAAGTGGAAAACAGATACATAGCATAGAACCACTTGTGAAGGGGAGTGCGGGAACGTTCCATAGGAGTCCCTACGCAGGGGAAAATAAAGTGCTTGCAGTGCTGACAGACATA
Above is a window of Candidatus Dadabacteria bacterium DNA encoding:
- a CDS encoding methylenetetrahydrofolate reductase; its protein translation is MNFSEYKNKKKDAPLISFEVFPPKDDPEFEKLKDALARLAELSPAIITVTHGAMGKGRKRTAEVASYIKNVIGMESACHLTCIGYSEKEIDLMLGQIEQEKIRNIVALRGDIPKENGEKLLSEGAFQHANQLVEHIRKYEKEKPQRFSVAVAGYPEKHIESPNFEEDISNLKKKVDAGADIIITQLFFDNRYYFDYVDRVRAAGIYLTVITGLIPVLSS
- a CDS encoding SRPBCC family protein, encoding MIITYTVTPIPFFTSTWTTEITQVDPPHYFVDEQRFGPYKFWDHKHFFAQAGEQTQVRDLVHYSLPFDPIGRSANPLLVSRKLDSIQLQKRVP
- a CDS encoding MFS transporter, whose amino-acid sequence is MKLNRNELRGVVVIGTVISLRLLGIFLIIPVFSIYATNYEGATLSSAGVAFGIYALTQSLLQIPFGMASDRFGRKPVIVSGLLIFCLGSILCGFADNIWELIATRALQGSGAIGAVAIASLGDSTRNEVRAQSFMLTGMIIGTAFIISLIIGPVLAGKFGFESLFFILSALGLMAVFVTVFMFPELPKKKARDRKEILLKLREPEMGKILSSTFITSLCLNLVLFIYPLDWKNIGTSPQDLWSVYLVILAPSALLANAYIRISETRKKLKQATRFGLFFLVAAFLIYLLRASDSITLYLAGAVFFLGYSIFQSILPAFVTQRVSSENRGVLSGFFNLANFMGACVGGMSAGILYETHQSLPLIFGLLFLILWNFVGLPGPPLDQAEEE
- a CDS encoding outer membrane beta-barrel protein, yielding MRSFFEIVKDRFLRVSFFVFLFSMLIGSYVVLAGGLPPDVRQDSNIEEMPAEAPPVETVVEAPVVEEVPEKTSRGFTVGARGSFFLLGDSDFSAPGSEQYGPLSGTASDNGGYNFSFLLGYDFGNGLRLEAEAGYIYSCINEMDVKEPGSLVCLAGGCDFYNSLPSDGQEAVKEAAKGEKNIDGPVSAFAFMINAYYDLNPDGKLVPYVGAGLGVLNLSTDVESAEGAATGTVLIDDSDSVFAYQVGAGLGYKIDGPGNGSDVTLSVDYRYLASFENPEFAGEITGGTVETEFAGHYLGGGIRLAF
- the alr gene encoding alanine racemase, translated to MRPTWAEISLDFFRSNLGEVRRLVSKSVRVMAVVKADAYGHGSVRVSEAALNGGADMLGVATVPEALQLRESGITGEIFLLGGIDPLEARVTVENTLTPACYSVDVLEALSGAAVECGKTVSYHLKVDTGMTRLGVGVGDMESFFASAAKLPGVMLEGVFTHLASSEIHQSDYTDYQLGIFRESLFFLDELGVKYRYSHSANSASIQRFPDSHMDIVRPGIMLYGSGSMGEVTLRPVMKLKTKIVQLREIPPSTSVGYGGTFVAGRETLVATLPVGYADGYPRALSNRAKVSLCGRLAPLIGSVCMDFIMVDVTDIPGIRVGDEAVLFGDGLVSVEDVSSWAQTIPYEILSRISPRVPRRYV
- the dtd gene encoding D-aminoacyl-tRNA deacylase; this translates as MRAVIQRVTRASISVDGNVVGSIGPGMVILVGIEKDDSQKDIAYVAEKIAGLRIFEDSSGKMNLSIKDTGGEVLAISQFTLYGDCRKGRRPSYMRAAGEDFARRCYESFIAEIAERGILVRTGVFGATMDVHIVNNGPVTLLIDSSKDF
- the smpB gene encoding SsrA-binding protein SmpB, giving the protein MKTVCNHPTAHRDYIFEEKYEAGLILKGSEVKSLRNGNASVKESFALIREGEARLVNCYIAPYDAASGLNHEPTRERKLLLNSHEIRKLIGKTSIRGYTLIPLRIYFKNGIAKLELALAKGKKTRDKREDIKRREAQRDMQKAVRRSLKRS
- a CDS encoding STAS domain-containing protein: MVIQNNQVRLQADHIKGILVISAAGQIHGVNARQFHDNLYNEIIAPGNFVVLDLEKLSYINSAGLRSILIVAKALQGKNTRFALCSLSDSVKEVFKIAGFDKIIEVFESRSDAIATIAD
- a CDS encoding IS1595 family transposase, which codes for MNFYQFQEQFPNDDACLEHMLVTRYGGRQFHCPKCGALSKFYKVERDRAYVCQHCKHFIFPCVGTPMERSRTPLHKWFYAMYLFSTSRHGISAKELERQVGVTYKTAWRMAHEIRKYMAEVDDEHPLDGDVEADETYIGGKRPGKRGRGADGKAVVFGMLERGGELMAKVVPNVRKRTLQPIIEENVLPGSTMHTDELRSYLGLVRAGYRHRTVNHEAGEYSRNGCHVNTLEGFWARLKLSIQGTHVHVSPKHLWKYVKEFEYRYNRRKDPASIFSDLVENL